GCCGCGTGGTCGTGGCCTCGGACGCCACGCTGGCGAAGATCCCGGAGCGCTCTCCCGGCCTCGAGCGCGTTGTGGTGATCGGCGAAGGCCGGCGGGAAGCCCGCGGCGGCCTGCTGCGCCGGCACCCGGCGGAGACGCTGGCGTTCGAGGCCGTGGCTGCGGCCGCGACCTCCGAGAGCAGGCAGGCCCTGCTCGAGCGCGAGCCGCGGCCGGATGATCTCGCTGCCATCATCTTCACCTCCGGCACGACGGGCGGCGCGAAGGGCGTCATGCTCACGCACCGCAACTTCATGGCCAACGCTCACTCGACTCTCCGCGCCATCGACATCGATGAGGACGATTCCGTGCTTCTCGTCCTGCCCCTGCACCATGCGATGCCGTTCATCGCCGCCATCGTGCTCGTATGCCTGGCCGGCGCGCGCGTGGTCATCGAGAACGACGTCCGCCGCGTCCGGGACCGCATGGCTACGGAGAAGCCGACTCTCTTCTTCGGCGTCCCGGCGCTGTACGACATCATGTACCGCAACGTGCTCGCCCGGGCGGAGTCGGAAGGGCGGCTGGAGACGCTGCGGCGCTGGCAGGCGCGCGTGCTGGGCGTCAAGGAGCGGACGGGGGTGAACATCGGGCCCCTCTTGTTCCGCCAGGTTCATGCGGCGCTCGGCGGCCGGCTGCGGTTTTTGGTCAGCGGCGGAGCGGCGCTCAACCCGCAGACCGCACGCAACTTCTTCAGCCTCGGCCTGCCGCTGCTCCAGGGCTGGGGCATGACCGAGGCCTCTCCTGTCGTGGCCGTACAGCGCTACTCGGCGCGCCGCTTCCGCTTCACGAAGTACTACGAGGAACACGTCGGCAGCGTCGGCCCGCCGATCCCGGGGGTTGAGGTCAAGCTAATCGACGTGCCGGACAAGGACATCCGCGTCAGCCTGCAGGGAGAGGGCGAGGTCATAGTGCGCGGCGAGAACGTCTTCCAGGGCTACTGGCACGCCGAAGAGCAGACCCGCGCCGCCAAGCTCGGCGAATGGCTTCTCACCGGCGATCTCGGGCGTATAGACGAAGACGGCAACATCTACCTGACCGGCCGCAGCAAATACATCATCGTTCTCGAGTCCGGCGAAAAGGTGCACCCGGACGAAGTCGAGGAGAAGTTGGCGGAGTCGCAGGTGCTCGAGGACGTCTGCGTCCTGGGGCGCAAGACGCGGGACAAGACGCAGGTGGCGGCCGTGGTTTACCCCAACGTGGCGTCGACCATTGCCCTGCTCGAGAAGGAAGGCCTGCAACCATCCGAGGAGACGGTGCGGCGGGTCGTTTCGGGCGAGGTCGACCGCCTGATGGCGCAGCTGGCGCCCTACAAACGCATCAGCCAGGTGCTCCTCGCCGATACGCCCCTGCCGAAGACCCCGCTGCGCAAGATCGCGCGTTCGGAGCTCTCCGAGGAGTACCGCTTTTCCGTGCAGCGCTGGCGCGACAGCCAGGCAGAGAGCGAGATCCTGCCTTCCTGAACGGCGTCCGGTCCGCCGCCTGAGCGGCTGGCTCGCGGGACGCGCGCCTCGGAGACGCGTCCTGCCGCCAACAGACCCGCCGCAAGCAGCCCGTCGCCCTCGTGGCCAGGGGGCGTGGGCGTGTTGCCGTGTCGCCGTCAGTCCTTCGTGACAGCGGCGGGTGACACTTACACCGCGCACCTTGCAGGCCATTCGCCTTAAGGTGGCGCGCGGCGAGTCCCTGCGGGAGGAGGACGGCAATGCCTGACCGCAAGTTGCTGCTTTCCATAGACGGAGGCGGGATAAGGGGCATCATCCCGATATGCATGCTCATCAAGCTCGAGGAAGCGACCGGTAGGCCGGCGAAGGAGACCTTCGACTTCGTCGCCGGCACTTCGACCGGCTCCGTAATCGCTGCCTCCATCGCGGCCGGGATACCGGCCGCGAGGATGCTGGACCTTTACCTGAAGTACGCCTCGGAGGTCTTCCCGCAGCGGCCCTGGAACTTCCCCAAGCGCGTGCTGCTGGGGTACATGTACTCGTCGCGGAAGCTGAACGATGTGCTGGCGCGAGAGGCCGGACCCGCGCGGGACTGGGCCCTGAACGACGTGCCTGAAGGGCTCGACATCCTGATCACGGCCAAGCGGGTCGACGACGGCATGCCCTGGTACTACGTCAAGGACAACCCCCGGAACTCGGGGCGCGCCGGGAAGTTGCGCCTGCTTGATGCCGTGACCGCCTCCGCGGTTGCGCCAACGTACTTCGAGCCCTGGCACGTCTTCGAGCCGGCGCCCCCTCCGGGAGAACGCCCTGCCGGCCGGCAGGTGGACGGCGGCGTCGGCGTTGCGGGCAACCCCGTCTACCAGGCCTGCGTGGAGGCGTTCTACTTCACCGGGTCCTATACGCCGGAGGACACGACTGTCATCTCGCTCGGCACCGGCCGCTTTCAGTCCTACAGCAACCCGGGCGGCCTCCTGGCCATCATTCCCTGGATCACCTGGACCCTGAACGAACTGCTGGACTCGGCGAATGAGCAGCAGACCGAGTTGGTGCAGCGCCACTTCCCGGAAATGCCCTTCTACCGCCTCTCGCCGGACATGAAGGCGATAGAGCCTTCTCTGAAGAAGGGGATCGGCCAGGACGACATCAAGGCCATACCGCTGCTCAAGCGCATCGGCGAGAAGTTCGCCGCGACGATCGACTGGCCGTCGGTCCTGGACGGTACGGACAGGCGCTTTCTCATCACACCCGGGCGCACCCTGCCGGCTCAGTACCAGACGGCCTGACGCCGTCCTTTCCGTCGGCCACAGCGTGCGCAGGCAGGAAGGTCTCCGCCTCGCAGGCGTGCAGCGC
This window of the Dehalococcoidia bacterium genome carries:
- a CDS encoding patatin-like phospholipase family protein translates to MPDRKLLLSIDGGGIRGIIPICMLIKLEEATGRPAKETFDFVAGTSTGSVIAASIAAGIPAARMLDLYLKYASEVFPQRPWNFPKRVLLGYMYSSRKLNDVLAREAGPARDWALNDVPEGLDILITAKRVDDGMPWYYVKDNPRNSGRAGKLRLLDAVTASAVAPTYFEPWHVFEPAPPPGERPAGRQVDGGVGVAGNPVYQACVEAFYFTGSYTPEDTTVISLGTGRFQSYSNPGGLLAIIPWITWTLNELLDSANEQQTELVQRHFPEMPFYRLSPDMKAIEPSLKKGIGQDDIKAIPLLKRIGEKFAATIDWPSVLDGTDRRFLITPGRTLPAQYQTA
- a CDS encoding AMP-binding protein; this encodes MAEADKPMTLPAALAATAARYGPRVAYVAGRRDPQPVTWSEVYSRAAAFAAGLVALGLQKGDRVAICAENGVEWVVACHGTLMAGGVLVPIYYDLKHQEISDQVRRPECRVVVASDATLAKIPERSPGLERVVVIGEGRREARGGLLRRHPAETLAFEAVAAAATSESRQALLEREPRPDDLAAIIFTSGTTGGAKGVMLTHRNFMANAHSTLRAIDIDEDDSVLLVLPLHHAMPFIAAIVLVCLAGARVVIENDVRRVRDRMATEKPTLFFGVPALYDIMYRNVLARAESEGRLETLRRWQARVLGVKERTGVNIGPLLFRQVHAALGGRLRFLVSGGAALNPQTARNFFSLGLPLLQGWGMTEASPVVAVQRYSARRFRFTKYYEEHVGSVGPPIPGVEVKLIDVPDKDIRVSLQGEGEVIVRGENVFQGYWHAEEQTRAAKLGEWLLTGDLGRIDEDGNIYLTGRSKYIIVLESGEKVHPDEVEEKLAESQVLEDVCVLGRKTRDKTQVAAVVYPNVASTIALLEKEGLQPSEETVRRVVSGEVDRLMAQLAPYKRISQVLLADTPLPKTPLRKIARSELSEEYRFSVQRWRDSQAESEILPS